A stretch of Castanea sativa cultivar Marrone di Chiusa Pesio chromosome 2, ASM4071231v1 DNA encodes these proteins:
- the LOC142624049 gene encoding MLO-like protein 4: MEEEPREGRSLAETPTWAVATVITVMVSFGFFFHGSLKWSGKWLAKTKRKPLLAALEKIKEELMLFGLLSLLMGHWIAFVAKICVKSSSLLNSQFYPCALEGDLQTVKRILVSGSNHLNHSIVREQVKAGGHNHCPEGHESFASHESLEQLHRLVFVLGITHVIYSFIAIALAMIKIYSWRTWENEAKSMAIQSLQETPQATPDSVRMRRLTTFICHHTSHPWSQHGVLVWLLCFSRQFWSSINRADYMALRLGFITTHQLPLTYNFHNYMLRSMEEEFRDIVGISVPLWIYAICCIFLDFHGSNIYFWISFLPAILILLIGTKLHRVVVKLAVEIMDERPTTGFHHFNLRDELFWFGKPKLVLWLIHMISFQNAFEMASFLWSLWEIEGPSCFMDNRKFLVIRLSFGIISQFWCSFITFPLYVIITQMGSRFKKSVMTENVRTSLVRWQRRVKARNGTSSVALLIAGTAASDSVVHDVERIDDFAINSMEGSSSGVRDTSFSHQQASMSKDQIHELSPNDMIQVPVSSDPFYDSYSSDDVDHGDSSEDKNDVKDDSCLLTPP, from the exons ATGGAGGAAGAACCAAGGGAAGGACGATCTTTGGCTGAGACCCCCACTTGGGCTGTTGCAACTGTGATCACTGTCATGGTTTCttttggcttcttctttcatGGCTCTTTGAAATGGTCTGGAAAG TGGTTGGCTAAGACTAAGAGAAAACCTCTGCTTGCTGCTCTGGAAAAGATTAAAGAAG AGCTAATGCTTTTTGGGCTTCTGTCATTGTTGATGGGACATTGGATTGCTTTTGTGGCCAAGATTTGTGTTAAATCCTCCTCACTCTTGAACAGCCAATTTTATCCATGTGCATTGGAGGGTGACTTACAAACAGTAAAGCGCATTCTTGTTTCAGGCTCAAATCATTTGAATCACTCCATTGTAAGAGAGCAGGTGAAAGCTGGGGGGCATAATCATTGTCCTGAG GGTCATGAATCATTTGCTTCTCATGAAAGTCTTGAGCAGCTTCATCGTCTTGTATTTGTTCTAGGCATTACCCATGTGATTTACAGCTTCATTGCCATTGCATTGGCCATGATTAAG ATCTACAGCTGGAGAACATGGGAAAATGAAGCTAAATCTATGGCTATCCAGAGCTTACAAG AAACTCCGCAAGCTACACCAGATAGTGTGAGAATGAGGCGACTAACAACTTTCATATGTCACCACACATCCCATCCATGGAGCCAGCACGGAGTTCTTGTTTGGCTG CTTTGTTTCAGCCGCCAGTTCTGGAGTTCTATAAATCGAGCTGACTACATGGCCTTGCGCTTGGGCTTCATCACG ACTCATCAACTTCCTCTAacatataattttcataattatatGCTTCGAAGCATGGAGGAAGAATTTCGAGATATTGTTGGAATTAG TGTGCCTCTCTGGATTTATGCAATATGTTGCATTTTTCTAGATTTTCATG GAAGCAATATTTACTTTTGGATTTCCTTCCTTCCAGCAATT TTGATTCTCCTAATTGGCACTAAACTGCATCGAGTGGTGGTAAAGTTGGCTGTTGAAATCATGGATGAACGGCCAACTACAGGATTCCATCATTTTAACCTGAGGGATGAACTCTTTTGGTTTGGGAAGCCCAAGCTTGTTTTATGGCTTATACACATGATATCTTTCCAG AATGCATTTGAGATGGCCTCATTCCTTTGGTCCTTG TGGGAAATTGAGGGGCCTTCCTGTTTCATGGACAACCGTAAGTTCCTTGTGATTCGTTTGTCATTTGG GATCATTTCCCAGTTCTGGTGTAGCTTTATAACATTCCCACTCTATGTTATCATTACACAG ATGGGTTCGAGGTTCAAAAAGTCTGTAATGACAGAAAATGTGAGAACATCACTAGTTAGATGGCAGAGGAGAGTAAAGGCCAGGAATGGTACTTCCTCTGTTGCACTCCTGATTGCAGGAACTGCAGCCTCGGATTCTGTGGTGCATGATGTGGAAAGAATTGATGACTTTGCCATAAACAGCATGGAAGGAAGCTCCTCAGGTGTCCGGGACACATCTTTCTCACATCAACAGGCCTCAATGTCAAAGGATCAAATTCATGAACTATCTCCAAATGATATGATACAAGTACCTGTTTCTTCTGATCCTTTCTATGACAGTTATAGCAGTGATGATGTTGATCATGGCGACAGCAGTGAggataaaaatgatgtcaaagATGATTCATGTCTTCTTACACCACCTTAA
- the LOC142624498 gene encoding 26S proteasome non-ATPase regulatory subunit 4 homolog, whose protein sequence is MVLEATMICIDNSEWMRNGDYSPSRFQAQSDAVNLICGAKTQSNPENTVGVLTMAGKGVRVLVTPTSDLGKILACMHGLEIGGEMDLAAGIQVAQLALKHRQNKKQQQRIIVFAGSPIKQEKKTLESIGRKLKKNSVALDIVNFGEEDDAKTEKLDALLAAVNNNDTSHIVHVPPGPNALSDVLISTPIFTGDGEGGSGFAAAAAAAAAGGVTGFEFGVDPNLDPELALALRVSMEEERARQEAAAKKAAEETSKQEKGEGQPSGTQDATMTEHASVGTSETDNKTTDLMDDDNALLQQALAMSMDEPATAHEVRDTDMSEAAADDPELALALQLSVQDSTSDSEDQSNVSKLLTDQSFVSSILASLPGVDPNDPSVKDLLASMQSQSEPQQKNEDKAPKEEEKK, encoded by the exons ATGGTGCTCGAG GCCACAATGATCTGCATCGACAACTCCGAATGGATGCGTAATGGCGATTACTCTCCGTCCAGATTTCAAGCCCAATCTGACGCTGTCAATCTTATTTGCGGAGCTAAAACACag TCTAATCCGGAGAATACAGTGGGAGTTCTCACAATGGCCGGAAAAGGGGTTCGTGTTTTGGTCACTCCTACCAGTGATCTTGGCAAAATCCTCGCTTGTATGCACG GTCTAGAAATAGGTGGCGAGATGGACCTGGCTGCTGGCATTCAGGTGGCGCAGTTGGCCCTTAAGCATcgccaaaataaaaaacagcaGCAAAGGATTATTGTATTTGCTGGAAG TCCTATCAAACAAGAGAAAAAGACATTGGAGTCTATTGgaagaaagttaaaaaagaaCAGTGTAGCACTTGATATTGTTAATTTCGGTGAAGAAGATGATGCGAAGACTGAGAAGCTGGATGCACTTCTTGCTGCCGTTAACAACAATGACACTAGCCACATTGTACATGTTCCACCTGGCCCTAATGCTCTTTCTGATGTACTTATAAG TACACCCATCTTCACTGGGGATGGGGAAGGTGGAAGTGGTtttgcagcagcagcagctgcaGCTGCAGCTGGTGGAGTCACTGGTTTTGAGTTTGGTGTGGATCCCAACCTGGATCCTGAACTGGCTCTTGCTCTGAGAGTTTCAATGGAAGAAGAGAGGGCGAGGCAAGAAGCAGCTGCTAAAAAGGCTGCAGAGGAGACTTCTAAACAAGAAAAAGGAGAGGGACAGCCATCTGGAACACAGGATGCAACAATGACTGAGCATGCAAGTGTTGGAACTTCTGAAACTGACAATAAAACAACTGATTTAATG GATGATGACAATGCTCTGCTACAGCAGGCCCTTGCAATGTCAATGGATGAGCCTGCCACGGCCCATGAAGTTCGAGACACAGATATGTCTGAGGCAGCTGCAGATGATCCAGAGTTGGCACTAG CTCTCCAATTATCAGTGCAGGACAGTACAAGTGATTCTGAAGACCAATCAAACGTGAGCAAGTTATTGACAGACCAGTCTTTTGTTTCTTCTATCCTTGCATCA CTTCCAGGGGTTGATCCAAATGACCCATCAGTCAAAGATTTGCTTGCTTCCATGCAAAGTCAGTCTGAG